The DNA region AATAAGTAGGACGAACTTCGGCTAGATACAAGCTGGCGTTTGCTAATTGTTTCGCTTTCAAAGCCGGACGGCTACTTAAAAAAGCGACATCAGCCCGATTTGCTCTCAAAGCTTCCACAGCAGCTGTATCATCAGCAACTTGGGCGACGACTGGAATTCCTAACTCTTTCGATAGAAAAGCTCCTACCGCATTTGCCTTATTTTGCAAGTCTGTAGAATCAGCACGACTGGGAAAAACTATTGTTAAAGTCTTCTGCCGTTGGGCAAGTAAGCGTGGTGTCTGTTGATTAGTGGTGGGGTTGGCGATCGTTGCCTGCATAGCCCCTACTGTGCTGACTACTAAACCTGTAAGTACTGCAAATGCCGCGCCAGCACCCAATAAGCTCTTTTTCCTCACACTCATTTGCAACTCTCCATTAGGAAGTTTTATCAGTTCTTTTGCTAATTAATTTCAATTAATCCTTAAAAAATATTTATAGCTTTTAAGAACAAAAGTCAATAATAAAGCCTAGTTTGTTTGGAGAGTTGTAGGCTTCTTTTGTAAGTGTATTGGCACTAACCGCTAACTACAGCGATCGCATCAATTTCTACCAACACATCTTTAGGTAAGCGCGATACCTGCACACAAGCCCGCGCTGGGGCTGTATTTTCCGGGAAATATTTAGCATATACGGCATTCACCGCCGCAAAATCATTCATATCAGCCAGAAATACAGTGGTTTTCACCACATCTTCAAAAGTCGCACCAGATGCTGTGAGGATGGCTTCAAGGTTAGCTAATACTTGCTCGGTTTGTTTTTTAACATCATCAGTGTAGACGACATCACCAAGGCGGGGATCGATGGCAATTTGTCCAGCGACGAATACAAATTGACCTGAAGCTGCGATCGCTTGATTATAAGGGCCGACTGGTGCGGGTGCGTTATCAGTATTAATTACTTTACGGATCATAAATATTACTTTCTCTAACGATGTTTCTTGTTTACCAATTTCTAGCTGAGAAGCGATCGGTTTGTAAACTTCTCCATCTGGCATTATCGCACCAGTCAGGTCAGCATCTTATAATCACAAAAACTTTGTGTCACAGGTATTGCTCTCTTTTCTTCCTTTGCGGTTCGTCCCTTTTATCCCAACCTTGGACGTATTCCATAATGCCGCTAGGTCAGCATCTTGATCGCACTCGTATAATACTGGTACAACAAACTGCAAAACATCATTGATGAATATAAAAGAAATACTGCTCCAAGAAATTGAATCATCCTCAGATGTTCTACTAGCCCAAACGCTAGATTTTTTGCGTTCTCTCAAAACAAAACCAACAACCGAGGAAATATCTCTTGACCTGTCAACGGAAAAAAATGATGATACTTCCAATCATCAAACAGAACCGCAAATACATGAAGCAACACCAATTCTTAGAGGCTCTAAAGCAGAAGACTTGCTAAAATTTGCCGGAACTTGGCAAGGAGATGATTTTGAAGAGTGCTTACAGCTTGTTTACGAAACTCGTTCCTCGGCTGAATTTTAGTGATGTACCTTTTAGATACTAACCATTGTAGCCGAATCATTTTTGGAGAAAGCAACGTCATTCGTCGATTACAAGAACACATCGGCTTAGGAGTTGCAACTAGCGTTATTGTGCAAGGTGAACTCCTTTACATGGTGCAAAAGTCTTCTCAACAAGAAGCAGATCTTCGCTTTGTTAGAACTTTTTTGCAAACCATTGACCTTTATCCCATTAGTGGAGGGGTTGCCGATGTTTACGGTAGCCTCAAAGGAGAAATTGTCGAAAATTTTGGCCCCAAAGACAAAGCAAAGCGTAGAAAATTTACAGTTCAAAATTTGGGTTTTAGTGATAACGACTTGTGGATAGCATCAACTGCTCTGCACTATAACCTCACCATTGTCTCAAGGGACAGCGATTTTCAAAGGATACAACAGGTGCAAGCCTTAGCGTTAGAATCTTGGCTTTGACATCTTCTCCTACCCCAACCTTGGACGTATCCCATAATGCCGATATCGCCAATAATCCCGCAGAATGCGATCGTGGTCAAAACATAAATTACCAGGCACACACCAATACTCAAAAACTCCTATACCCTTAGCATCATCCCCAGCCTTTGGTTCACCCTTCGCTGTCGCTAAAAACACAATGCTAATGGTATGCTGACGCGGATCGCGATTAGGGTCAGAATATACTAGTAATTGTTCAACTAACTCCACCTGCAAACCCGTTTCTTCCTCAGCTTCTCGCCGCGCCGCCACTTCCACCGCTTCTCCATAATCCACAAAACCACCAGGAATAGCCCAACCTAAGGGTAGATTATGTCTTTCAATTAACACTATTGGCCGATGAGGTCGATCTACTAGTTCAATGATGATATCAACTGTTGGTGCAGGATTTCGGTAAGTCATATTTATGAGTCATTGGTCATTAGTCATTAGTCATTAGTCATTAGTCAAGGACAAATGACAATCAAGATGAGTTTACTTGATTTACCGTGCAAATACTGTTCCGTGATAAATTCGATGCGATTGGCTTTGCCACTGCCCCTTGGGCGATCGCATAGCGTGTCCATCAGATAATTGCTCCCTCTCATAATTCAGGTTACTTATGCCTTTTCCTAGATCCAGTGGTATTTTGCTGCATCCTACCTCCTTTCCTAGCCGATTTGGCATTGGAGATTTAGGCTTAGAAGCCTATCGCTTCATCGATTTTCTTAAAGATACCCATCAACAATATTGGCAAGTTTTACCTTTAGGCCCCACTGGATACGGCAATTCCCCTTATATGTGCTACTCAGCAATGGCGGGAAATCCCCTGCTGGTTAGCCCAGAAAAACTCCGAGATGAGGGTTTGCTCACTGAAGAAGACTTTGCTAATTTACCAGGATTCCCGGTAGAAAAGGTAGACTTCGACCAGGTTGTGCCAATTAAGATTGGGCTACTCAAAAAAGCCTGTGAAAACTTTAAAGTGAATGCTACGGACATCCAAAAAAACGAGTTTGCAGGTTTTTGCGACAGTAAAGCCTATTGGCTAGATAATTACGCCTTATTTATGGCGCTGAAAGATGCCCACGAAAATGCAAGCTGGCATACATGGGAGCGAGAATTTGTCAAGCGCCAACCCGAAGCATTAGCTCATGTACAGGATCGGCTTAACGGAGAGATTTTTTATTACAAGTTCGTCCAATTTGAGTTTTTCCGGCAATGGTCAGAGCTGAAAAGCTACGCTAATATGCGCGGTATTGACATAATAGGCGATATTCCCATCTACGTATCTCATGATAGTGCCGACGTGTGGGCGCATCCCGACATCTTTTGCTTAGACGAAGAGACAGGAGTTGCCGCCCAAATGGCAGGAGTTCCACCAGATTACTTTAGCGCCACCGGTCAATTGTGGGGCAACCCGGTTTATAACTGGGAAGAATTACAAAAACAAGACTTTAAATGGTGGGTACAGCGCTTTGAGGCAATGCTAGATTATGTAGATATTATTCGCATTGACCACTTCCGGGGCTTCGAGGCTTATTGGTCAGTAGCCCAAGGCGAAGAAACTGCCATGAATGGTAAATGGGTGGAAGCGCCTGGAGACGCTTTTTTTGAAGCGATTAGAGAGAAGTTGGGCAAGCTACCCGTCTTGGCGGAAGATTTGGGAGTAATTACACCAGAGGTAGAAGCACTGCGAGATAAGTATGAATTTCCTGGAATGAAGGTTTTACAGTTTGCCTTTGGTTCTGATCCTGGTAATCCATTTTTACCATTCAATTACCCGCGAAATGCTGTAGTTTATACGGGCACTCACGATAACGACACAACTGTAGGCTGGTTTAATTCAGCCAGTGACTACGAAAAGCAAAACCTGTTGCTTTATTTAGGTTGTGTTAGTCCTGAAGGCATTCACTGGGATTTAATTCGCCTAGCTTTGAGTTCCATAGCTAACCAAGCGATTATTCCCTTGCAAGATATTTTGGGTTTAGGAAACGAAGCGCGGATGAATTTTCC from Nostoc commune NIES-4072 includes:
- a CDS encoding type II toxin-antitoxin system VapC family toxin codes for the protein MYLLDTNHCSRIIFGESNVIRRLQEHIGLGVATSVIVQGELLYMVQKSSQQEADLRFVRTFLQTIDLYPISGGVADVYGSLKGEIVENFGPKDKAKRRKFTVQNLGFSDNDLWIASTALHYNLTIVSRDSDFQRIQQVQALALESWL
- the malQ gene encoding 4-alpha-glucanotransferase; protein product: MPFPRSSGILLHPTSFPSRFGIGDLGLEAYRFIDFLKDTHQQYWQVLPLGPTGYGNSPYMCYSAMAGNPLLVSPEKLRDEGLLTEEDFANLPGFPVEKVDFDQVVPIKIGLLKKACENFKVNATDIQKNEFAGFCDSKAYWLDNYALFMALKDAHENASWHTWEREFVKRQPEALAHVQDRLNGEIFYYKFVQFEFFRQWSELKSYANMRGIDIIGDIPIYVSHDSADVWAHPDIFCLDEETGVAAQMAGVPPDYFSATGQLWGNPVYNWEELQKQDFKWWVQRFEAMLDYVDIIRIDHFRGFEAYWSVAQGEETAMNGKWVEAPGDAFFEAIREKLGKLPVLAEDLGVITPEVEALRDKYEFPGMKVLQFAFGSDPGNPFLPFNYPRNAVVYTGTHDNDTTVGWFNSASDYEKQNLLLYLGCVSPEGIHWDLIRLALSSIANQAIIPLQDILGLGNEARMNFPSVAEGNWEWRYQAGALTQELGDRLKVLTRLNGRAPERQ
- a CDS encoding NUDIX domain-containing protein is translated as MTYRNPAPTVDIIIELVDRPHRPIVLIERHNLPLGWAIPGGFVDYGEAVEVAARREAEEETGLQVELVEQLLVYSDPNRDPRQHTISIVFLATAKGEPKAGDDAKGIGVFEYWCVPGNLCFDHDRILRDYWRYRHYGIRPRLG